In Nanoarchaeota archaeon, the following proteins share a genomic window:
- a CDS encoding nucleotidyltransferase domain-containing protein translates to MLHMEQKISFEIIAAIMREPMHARAIAKKLGTNHMAVVRGLKALVVENAVDFQAEGRNKVYFPKKSLEARNFAVMAELYRLNKTIEKYPELRAIIESIQKNPKIGLAMLFGSYAKGIARTDSDIDIFIESEDRKIKQEIELLNSKLIVKIGSYDRDNLLIKEIEKNHVMIKGAETYYERNRFFY, encoded by the coding sequence ATGTTACATATGGAACAAAAAATATCTTTTGAAATTATTGCCGCGATTATGCGGGAGCCAATGCATGCGCGGGCAATTGCCAAAAAGCTCGGCACAAACCATATGGCTGTAGTGCGCGGGCTAAAGGCTCTTGTAGTGGAAAATGCAGTGGATTTTCAGGCAGAAGGCAGGAATAAAGTGTATTTTCCCAAAAAAAGCCTTGAGGCAAGGAATTTTGCAGTTATGGCAGAGCTTTACCGGCTTAACAAAACAATTGAAAAATATCCTGAATTAAGGGCGATTATTGAATCCATTCAGAAAAATCCGAAAATAGGGCTTGCGATGCTTTTTGGAAGCTATGCAAAAGGGATTGCCAGAACCGACAGCGACATTGATATTTTCATAGAATCAGAAGACAGAAAAATAAAGCAAGAAATCGAGCTTCTGAATTCGAAACTAATCGTAAAAATCGGAAGCTACGACCGCGATAATTTATTGATAAAAGAAATAGAAAAAAATCATGTAATGATTAAAGGAGCTGAAACCTACTATGAAAGAAACCGATTTTTTTATTAA
- a CDS encoding UPF0175 family protein — protein sequence MFSKSFNDLEDEEKIILYSLGALSNTPLRSKIKLQKLLFLVSNVFKEYKDLLEFEPHLFGPYSETVNYVLEDLMKLGLVYQEGSKYTLTENGFELFNHLKPKKELLKVIEDFKEFLNDLSDDEVLAFIYASYPNYISESAKWDELKVNRARFAVSLLKKQKISFGKAAELAGLKTAEFEDLLMKAKVRWK from the coding sequence ATGTTTAGTAAATCGTTTAATGATTTGGAAGATGAAGAAAAAATTATCTTGTATTCTTTAGGTGCTTTAAGTAACACCCCCCTTAGAAGTAAAATAAAACTGCAAAAGCTATTATTTTTGGTATCGAATGTTTTTAAAGAGTATAAAGATCTTTTGGAATTTGAACCCCATCTTTTTGGACCTTATAGTGAAACTGTAAATTACGTATTAGAAGATTTGATGAAATTGGGATTGGTTTATCAGGAAGGAAGTAAATATACCCTAACTGAAAATGGTTTCGAATTATTTAATCATCTTAAACCAAAAAAGGAACTTTTGAAAGTTATCGAAGATTTCAAAGAATTTTTAAATGATCTTTCAGATGACGAGGTGCTAGCATTTATTTACGCATCTTATCCGAACTACATTTCAGAGTCAGCTAAATGGGATGAACTAAAGGTTAATAGAGCAAGATTTGCTGTTTCTCTCTTAAAGAAGCAGAAAATTAGTTTTGGGAAAGCTGCTGAACTCGCTGGATTAAAAACCGCGGAATTTGAAGATCTATTGATGAAAGCCAAGGTTCGATGGAAATGA